A region of Asticcacaulis excentricus DNA encodes the following proteins:
- a CDS encoding response regulator, which produces MKILIVEDNEALAQTTGWIIEMLGYDYRISLTPQAALTEGEAYGPDVVMMDIGLPGMSGYDLCREMRQKPAHANAIFVAQTGWDEREHREQSAEAGFIHHLTKPVDLQTLESVLNAIAADMRV; this is translated from the coding sequence ATGAAGATTTTGATCGTCGAGGATAACGAAGCTCTGGCCCAGACGACGGGCTGGATCATCGAGATGCTGGGCTATGACTATCGCATCAGCCTGACGCCGCAGGCGGCGCTGACCGAGGGTGAAGCCTATGGGCCCGACGTGGTGATGATGGATATCGGCCTGCCGGGCATGAGCGGCTATGACCTGTGCCGTGAAATGCGCCAAAAGCCCGCCCACGCCAACGCCATCTTCGTGGCGCAGACCGGCTGGGATGAGCGCGAACACCGCGAACAGTCGGCAGAGGCCGGCTTCATTCACCACCTGACCAAGCCGGTCGATCTTCAGACCCTCGAATCCGTGCTGAACGCCATCGCGGCAGACATGCGCGTCTGA